The nucleotide sequence TAAtactctcttcattctttcaacaaatacaaaatttacATATACACCTTGTATTCTCCAGAGACTCCAAATGCGTCAATTTAAATCTCCTCCGCCATAGATATATGGTGAATAGATTCATCTTGGTTCAGCTAAAATTTCCTTCTGCAGGGCATAAGCGCTTGCAACATCGTCTCATCTGTTAAAATCAATTTAAGCACACTAAGTGTATCTCTAGATCCCAACTTTGACAACGTTATTTTTACAATCCACACCTAAAATAATTTCTActccttttctatttttttaactcTTCCAGAATaacaaattttaaaacatttattttctatttctatagCCATTTCTCCCACACATCACCCATTCTTATAGTCATAAGTTTAACTATGAATACGTTCATCTTTTTCTGCCAGAAATCTCTTTTGATTTGATCATTCAATCCTACTTGAAGGGAACAACACTTATAGTATTATCTTATTTTCTAAATCAATTTTAGCACAATAATTTTATCTCTAAATCTCAAATTAGACAACCTTATAGTTATAATCCTCATCCATTCTAACTTTATTTCTAACTTTCCAGGTggcaaattaatatatatttcctCTTTCTCTAGATTTTTCTCCATCCATTTTTTTCTTATAAGAAAATTATGTTAATTTTTCTCTACATCATGATATCTATATGTTTTATTCCTTTTCCTAAATATATTCTCATATTCAATGCTGCTGACCAAATTTTATAACCATGGACTAGCTTCTTTATCTGCATTAACCCATAATAAGGTCAGAAACTATGGTTATTTTGCATAGCATCCAGGCATTGCTGTGATGGGAGTTGCTTATGGTCAACCTACTAGCTCACCCTTTGTATATTAAGGTACTTAGATGGTACATCACTTATTGGTTACAACCTAGcctcatgaaaaataaattaagattCAAGTTCATAGGTTTAGACAAATGTTGATGTTGGTTGGACCCTCATCCTTTTCCATCCAGGCTTGGGACTGGCAGTGGTACTTTTGTTCAAATTGAATAACAACAAAAAAACTTCTTGCATAGTTGTAGTTATGTCACTAATTAATGCAATGAGTAACACTTTTTTTTTTGGATTGGAAGGAGAGAAGTAGGTATCAATGAAGGATAGAAAAGGGGTAGAAATGGAAAGGAGACAGAGTGAAACAAAACTACACGACTTCTCGGCAAGTTTAGTCTCCCCCGTCTTCACTATCATCTTTGTGTGAAATAGATGGGGTCTACCTTTTGTATGGAATCCTTCTCATTCTTTCTTTCCAAGGGAGGTCACGGTCCTTCCACTCTCTCTACTCCTACCTTTACAACCAAGTACAAATCTCTATCCCGCAAAGCACATGTTGGATTTCAGTAAGAGATTAACTGTGATAGAAAAATGTGCTAACAAGTTTCCATGATGCCCCAGTCCCTTCAAGCTTTTTCTCTCAAGCAATACTTTTGCACTTCATGAAGGTCATGAAAGGATATTTTTAGTGAGAATGCAAGTTTAACTTGAGTCTACCAGATAATCTCTTATCATAGACCAATAATATATGCTAGAAAACTAGAATAGGAGAGAAGTACAatgagaaaaaagaaaaacaaactccAGTAATTTCATCTCAAAGTAGATCATAcataacaagataattaatgaatctaatgacaaattaatagtgaTGCCTATATGCTATGAATctaatgacaaattaatagtgaCACCTATATGTTATGAATCTAATGCCAACAGGGGATCATTCAGACATGTAAGGAGAAAAAAAAAGCTATATCATTATTAAGCAATTTATCTCTATTTCTAAGAAATGGGAAAAAAACGATTCAAGTACTACAATTATGTCACTCTTTTCAACAAaaccaattgaaaaaataaatctaaaagctAACCTTGAAAGTAAGAATGGTGATCCCTCTGAACTTTCCACTCTCTGGGAAAGTCATACAATCCATGTCAGTCACAATTCCACAACCATCGAAGTAGGTCCTGATGTCATCCTCACTCCAGTAATACGGAATCCCACCAACATAAACCTTTGTGTTTTCTTCACTGTAACCAGAACGAAACTTAAATTGCCCCGAACTTACAGCTCTGAAATCAATCCATTACAATAACCCAATTTTTCTTCCAACCAGTAGGAGAATCGTACCTCTGTTCGACATTGTTTGGTTCCGCTGTTCCTTTCTCGTTGTCAGGAGCAATTGAACTTCCCTGTTCTTCCCCGCCGCTCTTGACACTTTCCTCTCCCTTTTTCCATCTcggtttcttcctctcttttctcttcttgccttcaCTCTTTTTGTCTTCACCATCTACAGGCACCGCCGCAGCACCGCCATCTCTTTTCCGTTTCTTACTCTTATTCTGCTCCTTCACATCACCCGACTGGGAGGTGgcatctttctcttcttcttccgtaAAGGGGACTTTTTCCTGGTCGTTGGACGGTCTTTTCCGCTTCGGTCGCTTCTTGAAATTGGATTTCAAGATCTCCTTGATTGTCTGAAGCTCCTCGTTGACGCCCTTGCCAGCACCTTCGGATTCCACCTGGGATTGGGACTCCGCGACGAGGTGCCGGAGCTTCTTCTTGAGCTTCTTCTTCGAGAGGACCATCGAGGAGAGAGCACGATTGCGTAGCAGCAGTCGCGGCAAAGTCTTTATCAGACCCCAAAAACCCTAAAGTCTTGTACGTCGAGTAAAGATACGGAACAAAGGTTTTATCTtccatattaaaataattaaaatgcaAATCGATATTAGAAAATAATTCTAACAAACAGTGAGTTAATTCCTATTTTAATTTACAAGAAAAAAATAATGCTCCTACCTACATcttctaaaataattaatatcAATTTCATTCTttgtatcttactattttattaaaaatctttcctctttactaactaactttgatgaaacctaaaatgtatttacgttaatatctttttttctatttacattaaaaataatttcaaagtttattagtaattccacaagcgaaacaatcagtgatctagagttcgagactcagctacagcgtattattatgaatttttctcatcattaattttctcgggttgttttatattaaaaaaaatatagttttctttagttccatatcttagaattgacaacactatgatcaaaaaagattctataaatattttaggtcgacgatgttaaaaaatatacttttcttagtttttttttactaaaacaagtataatattaaattaaaataattttttccatAGGGAAGTCCGTTATAGTAGTTTGTTGCTGGGATTCTCTAGCTTCTTGGTTTATAATGGTGATactagaaaatccaaacaattcaaattttcaaagacccaaataatttatatattattatattacacacgcaacgcgtgtgcacgatcacactagtttaaataaaaaataaagaccaTAAGTATATTTACTTGTGTATATTTAACCATAAAAATAGTTGGTAAGGATACTAAGTTCaataatatatttgaaaaatctagTTCTGTACCTTATTGATTAATTGTTAGGGTTTTCCATTTCACCATAGTTCTTGTAGTCCATTTAGGGGTCCTCTCAAATGAGTCTAGTGGTTAGCGTATGAGGTattgtcatcatgaggtctggggttcgaatcttagtaaagccgagataaatacctcccttatgtgctagtcactattccaaaggctagtagccgtccgtgatttacttcctctgtGTTGACCCTGAGAAGAGTTGGCGGGAGCACTGGGGgcaagcgtattcgtcttttatcACCTTGTAGTCCATTTAGAAGTTGTAATTAAAGGATGTTGAATTATTGGGCTATCCGTCACGTGCACTttccgatttatcctggtggtcGATGAAAAATTTTCGTGGGACCGGACTGATCACCCTAGCCACAGTTAATGAGGTTAACTGAGATTATCAATTGTAGTCCATTGGAGGTTGTCTTCTCGAAATGGTACGATGGTTAAAATATAAGGTATTATCATATTTGATTATAGGATCAAAACTCGATACGTCTGAATATGCCTTGACCAATATACTAATGATTAATAATTATTTGTGATTTACTTTCTTTATGTTAGTCAGGGAGGTGTTGGGGCAAACGGTGGATTAGTGTTGGAGATCATAACAGGAGAAGCTCTACTAGTGTGAGCCCGATTTAAATGGTGCAGTAGAAAAGGAGGTCCGGAGCTTGAGGAAGATTATGATTGCAATGGAAAGTATGATGAATTTCATGGTGTCTTATCAACGAGTGACCACATAAATTGAATTAGTAATATTGTTTGAGTTCTTATCCCGTTTTCTAATCCTCTCTAACGTTAATAATATCGTCCCCACATGAGTGCCCAGTTAGTTAGAAGGAATCAATTTTGTATAGACACATgtcttcagaaaaaaaaaaaaaaaatcctttcaacCTCTAGTTATTTGTTGATCGACTATAAATTGAACCGATAATTTACATCCCTTCACATAGGGATGAACTGTAAGGAGACGTTTAGGGTAGGTGTGTAAATGAATTGAGTCGGTTCTCGAACTTTTCAGACCGGCTCGATAAATATTTAATTCCTATTCAAATTTATCAAATTTGATCCAAACTCaaacatgttcgaactttttttttAGCCGGACTTGAACCCAAATTATTTAGTTCGATAGTTCGCGAGCTGCTCACGagtcttaatattttattaatataatataattatatattaaataaataaattttgagattTTTGAACAATAGTTCGAATAACTCACGAATATGTTCGAATCTTTCAAGCCGAACTCGAACCCGAGGCCTAATTCGAGTCAAATCCAagctaaaaattttaaacttttcgaATTTTGAATCAAGTTCGAACTCGAATATAACTAATTCAAGAAgaattcgagccttaaatttttctTCATATTCGGCTCAATTTGAATCGTTTACACACCTAGTTTAGGGTAAACGTAATTACCTTTTACTATGATCTAGTTTTAATAATGTCTAAAAGTCGAGGAGGAACACTTTCTTGTAAACTCTCACTAGAATGAGGTCATGGTATTGTCTAGAAGCGAGACAAATCATAGAATTTCGCCTAGCAATAACAACCCATGCAAGGAAGGTTGAGATAGCCAGCGATGCATTCCTTACCAATTGAAAACTGACCACAAGTCTATTATAGGGATGATAATTTCATCCGAATCCGATGGATAATCCGACATCCGACCCAAATGGAGGAAGATATAGAGGAAATTTTTATACCCGATTATAGTAAATGGGTATTTGGGTATGGATATTTCGGGTATGGGTATGGAGACGGATGTGATAAACTCCTAATAAATGGGGATAAATACGAAAGATATAAAATTCTACCTAAATCTTatccattgtcatccctagtcTATCCCTAGTCTATTGATAGTAATACCTTTTTATGAATTAACTATGCCACCCCATGGGGGCAAAGGATGCATGTTTGTGTACGAGCTTGAGTATCCATTTGACTGTCAGCACTTCAAATTGAAAGGCCTAAAAGAGCAACTCAACCTTGTTAGAAACACTTTGAACAAAGTGGCGAGAATAggtaggtcaaggtgaaggaggtTGACCAAAGTGCCTAGGAAAACTTTAAACATACCTCGGTCAAATTAAAGGTTTTATGATTGAACTGTGGTACCAAAGTCTAGGGTACACTTACAGAACTGGCTATGGAGAGGCATTTCATGAAAGAACATGACAAGGAATACACTATTGCATTTACCAAAAATTACAAAGCCAGGTAGAAGTAGCCGCCATAATAACGAATAGAGAAAACTGAGCTGACAGATGGGGGGAAAAAATGCACCTAAGAGCATGGAAGATTGCCTAAGTTAGAGAACTAACAAATAGTCTTGGCCACAGCTACATGGATGGATCGGCAAAAAACATGCGTAACAACCCAAATTAATGTGTTCAAGGAATGGAAGCACTGGACCCAGCAATCGCTCTATAATGCCTGTAAAAGGGCCTAGTACAACTTTGTCAAGAATATCCACTTCCTGCCATCGTAACTTGCAAGGTTTGGGTTTCTGTAGATGGCAACTTCTCTATTTCCATCTACAAGGCCCATCCACATCCTTTTACATCTCAATCTATCCATCTACACCCTTGCCCCCGACAAAGCAACCAACCCTAGAACTCAACTTACCTCTGTAATTCCCAGAAGAGATCAACTTGTTTGCAAACTTCATTTTCCTTAAAATTCAAACAGTAGAAGT is from Zingiber officinale cultivar Zhangliang chromosome 7B, Zo_v1.1, whole genome shotgun sequence and encodes:
- the LOC122006964 gene encoding phragmoplastin interacting protein 1-like — encoded protein: MVLSKKKLKKKLRHLVAESQSQVESEGAGKGVNEELQTIKEILKSNFKKRPKRKRPSNDQEKVPFTEEEEKDATSQSGDVKEQNKSKKRKRDGGAAAVPVDGEDKKSEGKKRKERKKPRWKKGEESVKSGGEEQGSSIAPDNEKGTAEPNNVEQSEENTKVYVGGIPYYWSEDDIRTYFDGCGIVTDMDCMTFPESGKFRGITILTFKTEDAAKKALALDGADMDGFYLKIQPYKSNRHHKTDFAPEIIEGYNRIYIGNLSWDITEDDLRNLFSDCKISSIRFGTDKVTGDFKGYAHADFDNGASVNIALKLDQTVVCGRPVRIRCAVPAKEVEKKTSLKPVMKKDESKQIGESAKKKRRTCYVCGVPGHLSSSCPKNVASPGIEK